TCAAGCATCATCAGTTACGTGCGCACTTCTCCTGATGGCCGTAGCAAGATCCTAGTCATTGGCCACTTCACTCCGATGAAGCGCGAGAAGTACCGTATCGGTCTTCCGTCTGCAGGTCACTGGCGTGAAATTTTGAATACGGACTCCGAATTCTATGGAGGCTCCAATGCCGGTAATGTCAATGGCGTCAATTCTGAGGCGATCGAATACGATAGCTTCCCGCAATCTGGCGAATTCACACTGCCTCCGCTTTCCACTGTTATGTTTAAGTGGGAGGGCTAAACCTGCCTGATCCGAATGCAGTCGCTTACTTCATTATGGGGGTAAGCGGCAGCGGCAAGTCAACCATCGCTCATGCGTTGGCGGATGCTTTGCGTATCGAGATGTTGGATGCGGATGATTTTCATCCGCCCGAAAACGTTGCAAAGATGGCGGCTGGCCGAGCTCTCAATGACGAAGATAGGGCTGGCTGGCTGAGACGATTGAATGAAGAGCTTGAGATCCGGCTAAATCGGCAGCAGTCGGTGGTTCTAGCCTGCAGCGCATTGAAAGAAGCCTACCGAGTCGTTTTGCAAGATGGGCTCGAGCACTACCGTTGGATCTATTTGAAAGGGGATCGCTCGATTCTTGCGAAGCGAATCGGGAATCGAGAGGACCACTTCATGCCCGAGTCATTGTTGGACTCGCAACTCGAAACGTTGGAAGAGCCTACGAATGCTTTGATTCTGGATATCCGAAAATCGAAGGAGGAAATTCTTCAATCTATCCTAGAAAGCCTTTGATCACTTCGTCGTCTTTCCTCGCTTGCCAGCCCTTAGAAAGTGAACAAGACGGGAGGTATGAAAAAGTTCTTTGTTGGCGTCTTTTCCCTGTTTTCCTTCCTGTTTATTTTAGCAGTAGTGGTTAGCTTTTTTCTATCCAAGGATTTCGTGGTTTCGCGTCAGGTAACGATCAACGCGAAGCCGGAAGCGGTGTATGCCTTGGTTGGCGATTTGAAGAATTGGCAAGTGTGGGGCCCGTGGAAAGACGCGGATGCTTCCCTTACTGTGGAACTGGGCGAGAAGACTACGGGAGTCGGGGCGTCGCAGTCATGGGTGGGCAAGGATGGAGATGGCCGCTTGGTTTTCACCCAGGCAGATCCGGAAAAGGGAGTCGTCTTCGATCTCTTTTTCAACGAGGATTCATTCAAGAATGTCTCCTCGATCACTTATGAGTCATCGGCGGAAGGTCTAGTCGTTACCTGGGAGATGAGCGGAAACATTCCCGCTCCTGTCGTAGGAGGCTACCTTGCCCGCATGATGCCCGGTATGATTTCGCCCATGTTTGATCAAGGGCTCTTCAAGCTTAAGAACGCGGCAGAAGCTTGGGGTCAGGCTCAATAGTAAGCCAACCAGTAGCCCAAGACGGCGTGCGCCAGTAGGATGGCGGGTACTCCGTATCGAAACTTTGGTTTAGAGGTTTTGTGGTTGAACAAAACCATGCCCAATATTCCGCCCGGACTTGCTAGTAGTGCCGTCAGGATGAGCAGAGCTTTTTCGGAGATGCGACGTTTGCCTGACTTAGCCAAAAACTTGTCGATCCCGTAGGCGAAGAAGGCGACCGCGTTCAGGATAGCTAAAAGGAGCGAGAGTTGTTCTGGATCGGGTGTAGGCATTTGTCTTGCTTGACGATCAGATAGCTTGTGCGGGCTTGCGCTGTTTTGGAAGAGCGATTTTCTGGTGGCCGCAATCAGAAAGCTCGCTTCTCTACGCCTTGCTTCCCGACTTCTCTCATGGAACAGAAATCTATTAAAACGACTTGGTACGACGAAAACTGGAACGGAGAACCCGTTGTCCTCGCTGGAGATATTGGAGGCACCAATTCGAATCTAGCTTTGGTCAAGGTCGACGCCGGCAGTTTTAAGATTCTGAATGAAACCGTGGTCGCTAGCAATGAGGTCGATTCCATCCTACCAGCGATTCGAACCCTCCTTTCTTCCGCGAAGGAGAAGTTTCCGGACATCAAAGTTCTAGTGGCCGGCATAAGCGGTGCGGGGCCAATCTCCAACAACCACTGTGACCTCTCGAATTTGGATTGGGATTTGGATGGGGCGGAGATCGAGATGGAATTTGGTTTTCCGACCAAGATCATAAATGATTTTGAGGCGATCAGTTACGGCGTGCCCTTGCTGGATCTGAACAATCCCGAAGAGGTGACGCACTTGCCGCACACCGATGGCCATGACCCGGAACCGATTGGTGGAGTTAGTCTTATTGTTGGAGCTGGGACCGGCCTTGGAGTCGGTATGCTAATCCAAGAAGGGGAGAGATATCGGGTGCTGCCTTCAGAGGGGGGCCATGCGTGTTTCGCGGCTTTTGATTTAGAGACGGAAGAATTGAGAGCTCATGCTCAAGGCAGCGCCAATACTATCGTCGAGATTGAAGACCTGCTTTCCGGCAGAGGCCTCAATACCATTTTGGACTATTTTATTTTGATGCGAGGAATGAAAGTGGACGATACGCTCTCGAAAATCCTCGCTACGGAGCCTTTGCAGCGTCCCGCTTTGATATCGCGCCATGCTGAGAACCATCCTGTCTGCCGTGATGTGATTCGTCTTTTCGTAAAAGTGTATGGACGAGTGGCAGCGGACTTCTCCGCCACTGTGCTTCCGCGTTCCGGACTCTTTTTAGCGGGCGGAATTGTCGGTAAAAACGAACGTCACTTTTTGGACGGAAGCCAATTCATCTACTTCTTCGAGCAAAATGCTCGCGAGCAGGTTAAGCGGATTTTGCGTAGGATTCCGGTTTATATCGTAAAGGATTATTCCATCTCTCTCGTAGGGGCTGCCCATGCGGCTTGGTTGCTGCGCGAGGAGTTGATCTAGCTCTTTTTGCGGTAAAGCCGCTCTTCCTAGAGGAACAAGCCTAGGGTGAGGGGCCTCGGGGCCTCGTGGATTCCCTGATTTGACGTAAAGGCTTTTAGGCGTCATTGACTCAGATCGGCCCTCGGTTCACATCTTTTTTACGAGCCTGTACCAGCGACTCGATTAAAGCCGATCCACGCATGAGCATCTTTCTTTACGCCTACACTTTAGCCGACGCCCCACATGATCTGGAAGACCTGACTGGGGTGGAGGGAAGAAACCTTTTTATGGTAACCTGTGGCAACGTTTCAGCGATTGTCAGCGCTTACGGGCAGAAGACACTGAGCCTGAGCGGCGACGACATTTTCGCTCACCAACATGCCCAAAGGCTGTTGATGTCTCAGGCTTCCATCCTGCCTCTACAATATGGTCTGACTCTTTCTAGCCTGTCTCAGGTCGAAAAAGTTCTTACCAACAATGAGGAAGTTTTAGAAAAGGAACTCAACCGCATCTACCGCAAGGTGGAAATGGAAGTGACCATGCGGTTCGACGTTCCGGACCTATTGGATCACCTAATTTCTAAGTATCCTTATTTACGCGACGAGAAAGGGAAGGTTCTCAACGGGCGTCTGCTTTATTACTTGGGCGACCGAGCCAAGAAGGGTGAAAAGTTTACCCGGACTTTGGCGAAGGAGAAGGAGATCTATAAGAGCCAATTCAAGGAAATGGTGGGACCTTGGTGTGCTGAGATACGTGAAAGCCACCTGCCGCTATCTGAAATGGATGTAGTGACTTTTAATTGCCTCGTGAATCGGGAGCGTTTGCGGGTATTTGAAAAGTCTATCTATGATGCGGGCGATCGTTTCGCTCCGGATTTCACCTTCTCCTACAATGGCCCTTGGGCTCCGCAGAACTTCTGCAGCCAGGCCATGATTTCCTACAAGTAAGACGCCCCAAAGAGCTCGTCTGGAACCTGTGGCTTCGGTTGGTTTTACTGGGAGTTTTCGCTCTCTTCCCGCCAGCGTCGATGGTACCAAAAATACTGTTCCGGGCAGGAAGCCACGACCCTGCCCAGT
The sequence above is a segment of the Pelagicoccus albus genome. Coding sequences within it:
- a CDS encoding gluconokinase; this translates as MGGLNLPDPNAVAYFIMGVSGSGKSTIAHALADALRIEMLDADDFHPPENVAKMAAGRALNDEDRAGWLRRLNEELEIRLNRQQSVVLACSALKEAYRVVLQDGLEHYRWIYLKGDRSILAKRIGNREDHFMPESLLDSQLETLEEPTNALILDIRKSKEEILQSILESL
- a CDS encoding GvpL/GvpF family gas vesicle protein: MSIFLYAYTLADAPHDLEDLTGVEGRNLFMVTCGNVSAIVSAYGQKTLSLSGDDIFAHQHAQRLLMSQASILPLQYGLTLSSLSQVEKVLTNNEEVLEKELNRIYRKVEMEVTMRFDVPDLLDHLISKYPYLRDEKGKVLNGRLLYYLGDRAKKGEKFTRTLAKEKEIYKSQFKEMVGPWCAEIRESHLPLSEMDVVTFNCLVNRERLRVFEKSIYDAGDRFAPDFTFSYNGPWAPQNFCSQAMISYK
- a CDS encoding DUF1294 domain-containing protein — encoded protein: MPTPDPEQLSLLLAILNAVAFFAYGIDKFLAKSGKRRISEKALLILTALLASPGGILGMVLFNHKTSKPKFRYGVPAILLAHAVLGYWLAYY
- a CDS encoding SRPBCC family protein, translating into MKKFFVGVFSLFSFLFILAVVVSFFLSKDFVVSRQVTINAKPEAVYALVGDLKNWQVWGPWKDADASLTVELGEKTTGVGASQSWVGKDGDGRLVFTQADPEKGVVFDLFFNEDSFKNVSSITYESSAEGLVVTWEMSGNIPAPVVGGYLARMMPGMISPMFDQGLFKLKNAAEAWGQAQ
- a CDS encoding glucokinase, which gives rise to MEQKSIKTTWYDENWNGEPVVLAGDIGGTNSNLALVKVDAGSFKILNETVVASNEVDSILPAIRTLLSSAKEKFPDIKVLVAGISGAGPISNNHCDLSNLDWDLDGAEIEMEFGFPTKIINDFEAISYGVPLLDLNNPEEVTHLPHTDGHDPEPIGGVSLIVGAGTGLGVGMLIQEGERYRVLPSEGGHACFAAFDLETEELRAHAQGSANTIVEIEDLLSGRGLNTILDYFILMRGMKVDDTLSKILATEPLQRPALISRHAENHPVCRDVIRLFVKVYGRVAADFSATVLPRSGLFLAGGIVGKNERHFLDGSQFIYFFEQNAREQVKRILRRIPVYIVKDYSISLVGAAHAAWLLREELI